A single region of the Gemmatimonadota bacterium genome encodes:
- a CDS encoding T9SS type A sorting domain-containing protein, whose protein sequence is MKRKTIVGMIALCVLSASHALALDWEVWLSDQSNSADISVANPIGTFGSRILVYEGRTIMMARPGTYDEDHPSFGPVVIEAADVFPNAFSAFGVNVARLHGMLAHPSHRFMNANFFGPSVGLVGIIDAEGQCTLTAEGEKICGPIRGTQSEAVKLAKALFRTTGPEGSLPSNHMSFWSADGTKLIVANLGAKLLERIDYDQETDTFTFNKAATLDLVGGRDLTVIEAQADPTLPAGRVSGEYANFQTLYTPSGALKQGPGRPNNVVICAVPSSNSQHGYVTLGGGGLFVVDMTTEPMSIVAEYTNDVISIAGCGGAEGGGFMHLNSGVSASDSGADDSTFILYRLPLDYPDGAAPYTVPNEPPVIKFYEEKKMNITSEAELADRRDAHGMDISPTHPYLYQFDRIQNNAEVFDIGKIINDPNATLFEQAEAHAATIDLTGSGLCIGDPAPFVNQDGEGYEFNDDPAPDFLDISPDGRMILVAFRGPHPFSVKHASLGSCSGFGVVTLEGDGSTGTLTHVFRTFLSDATSTRNLSDIHAAAVRIKRPSATADAGPRPPHRTEVEATVLGDAVADLIVEFSRAIAGRQPHYAWRDTTGIDGRVVLTITSEDQVNGYYLARARTAGGEIVGQWHSIPLNDNRRQVLELPLGGGVRVVAVEGLAASKKVGGAAVPVTSSLEPNHPNPFNSSTVIPYGLAVPGPVRLVIYNTLGQPVRTLVNKFQAAGFYQVFWDARDERGVEVASGVYLTHLSYPGGVQTQRLLLLR, encoded by the coding sequence ATGAAACGGAAAACCATTGTCGGGATGATCGCTCTGTGTGTGTTGAGTGCCAGTCATGCCTTGGCACTCGATTGGGAAGTATGGCTCTCCGACCAATCGAATAGTGCCGATATCAGCGTTGCGAATCCCATCGGAACGTTCGGTAGTCGCATTCTTGTGTACGAAGGTCGCACCATCATGATGGCGCGGCCTGGAACGTATGACGAAGATCATCCCTCGTTCGGGCCGGTTGTTATCGAAGCGGCCGATGTTTTTCCCAATGCTTTCTCGGCATTTGGAGTGAATGTCGCGCGTTTGCACGGTATGTTGGCCCATCCGTCGCATCGCTTCATGAATGCGAATTTTTTTGGCCCAAGCGTCGGTCTGGTCGGGATCATTGATGCGGAAGGCCAATGTACGCTGACAGCGGAAGGGGAGAAGATCTGCGGACCGATTCGAGGCACCCAGAGTGAGGCGGTGAAGCTCGCCAAAGCCCTCTTTCGGACCACGGGACCGGAAGGCTCTCTCCCCTCGAATCATATGTCCTTTTGGAGTGCCGACGGCACCAAGTTGATTGTTGCAAATCTCGGTGCAAAGCTGTTGGAACGCATTGATTACGATCAAGAAACAGACACCTTCACTTTTAACAAAGCGGCCACGCTCGATCTGGTTGGCGGACGAGATTTGACGGTTATAGAAGCACAGGCCGATCCGACGTTGCCGGCCGGACGAGTGAGCGGGGAGTATGCCAATTTCCAGACGCTGTACACGCCCAGCGGTGCGCTGAAGCAAGGGCCGGGACGACCGAATAATGTCGTGATTTGTGCTGTTCCCAGTAGCAACAGTCAGCATGGGTATGTCACCCTCGGCGGTGGCGGACTGTTCGTGGTCGATATGACAACAGAACCGATGTCGATCGTGGCAGAATATACCAATGACGTCATTAGCATTGCTGGCTGTGGCGGTGCAGAAGGCGGCGGCTTTATGCACCTGAACTCGGGGGTTTCCGCGAGTGATTCAGGAGCCGATGATTCGACATTCATCTTGTATCGTCTGCCACTGGACTATCCGGATGGCGCAGCCCCCTATACCGTACCCAACGAGCCTCCGGTCATAAAGTTCTACGAAGAAAAAAAGATGAACATCACTTCCGAGGCGGAACTCGCCGATCGCCGTGATGCACACGGCATGGATATTTCGCCTACCCATCCCTACCTGTATCAGTTTGATCGAATCCAGAACAATGCGGAAGTATTCGATATAGGTAAGATCATCAATGACCCCAATGCAACGCTTTTCGAACAGGCAGAGGCCCATGCAGCCACCATAGATCTTACCGGGTCAGGGTTGTGTATCGGCGACCCGGCTCCGTTTGTCAATCAAGATGGAGAGGGGTACGAATTCAACGACGATCCCGCCCCAGACTTCCTGGATATTTCTCCCGATGGTCGAATGATCCTCGTCGCCTTCCGAGGGCCGCACCCGTTCTCCGTGAAGCACGCATCACTGGGCAGTTGTTCCGGGTTCGGTGTTGTCACACTTGAAGGCGATGGGTCAACCGGTACCCTGACCCATGTCTTTCGGACCTTTCTGTCCGATGCGACCAGCACTAGGAATCTGAGCGATATTCATGCCGCAGCCGTCCGAATCAAAAGGCCGAGTGCTACCGCGGACGCCGGTCCACGGCCCCCGCACCGCACGGAAGTGGAGGCCACTGTGCTGGGAGACGCGGTGGCAGATTTGATCGTCGAGTTTTCGCGCGCCATCGCTGGTCGCCAGCCTCACTACGCCTGGAGGGATACCACAGGCATAGACGGCCGCGTCGTTCTGACCATTACCTCTGAGGACCAGGTGAATGGCTACTATCTGGCTCGGGCACGGACCGCTGGCGGGGAGATTGTGGGCCAGTGGCACAGCATTCCTCTCAACGACAACCGACGTCAGGTTTTGGAACTGCCTCTGGGCGGGGGTGTGCGCGTGGTTGCCGTGGAAGGACTGGCCGCGAGCAAGAAGGTGGGAGGGGCAGCGGTCCCGGTCACAAGCAGCCTGGAGCCGAATCATCCCAATCCTTTCAACAGTTCCACCGTGATTCCCTACGGTCTGGCCGTGCCAGGTCCGGTGCGTCTGGTGATCTACAACACTCTGGGGCAGCCAGTGCGCACACTGGTGAATAAGTTCCAGGCCGCTGGCTTCTACCAGGTCTTCTGGGACGCCCGCGACGAGCGGGGTGTTGAGGTGGCCTCGGGCGTTTACCTCACCCACTTGAGTTACCCCGGTGGGGTGCAGACCCAGCGGTTGTTGCTGCTCAGGTAG
- a CDS encoding phosphoribosyltransferase, whose protein sequence is MAHAAGILVQGLGLDPIRTVFAPALRSSEKIADTEGLLAMLASRCAGACRYEPGLLQKEVHLPTGRGGLYPEFRSLLVAHAGYRSASVDADTVFIVDDFVATGKTLSLAATAILERNPDVTVYGLALAKPEWHKLILDWHGVDVSNDHIPAHWSSIWSAPP, encoded by the coding sequence ATGGCGCACGCTGCAGGTATTCTTGTTCAGGGCTTGGGGCTGGATCCTATCAGGACGGTTTTCGCTCCCGCTCTGCGCTCCTCAGAGAAAATCGCGGATACAGAGGGATTGCTGGCGATGCTTGCGAGCCGCTGCGCTGGCGCATGCCGGTACGAGCCGGGACTGTTACAGAAGGAAGTCCACCTGCCCACGGGGAGAGGGGGCCTGTATCCCGAATTTCGTTCCTTGCTGGTGGCGCATGCCGGCTACCGTTCCGCTTCTGTGGATGCCGATACGGTCTTCATCGTAGATGATTTTGTGGCTACGGGAAAGACGCTGTCTCTGGCCGCTACTGCGATTCTGGAGCGCAACCCGGACGTGACCGTGTACGGATTGGCTCTGGCGAAACCAGAGTGGCACAAGCTGATTCTCGATTGGCATGGCGTGGACGTCAGCAACGACCATATCCCCGCTCACTGGTCATCTATATGGTCAGCGCCTCCCTGA